In a genomic window of Gossypium arboreum isolate Shixiya-1 chromosome 7, ASM2569848v2, whole genome shotgun sequence:
- the LOC128295388 gene encoding uncharacterized protein LOC128295388 produces MRITCWNCRGVGNPATVRDLKKCRIEACLAVNVEGRSGGLVMMWKDSKQVKIQTYSSNHIDSLIHVENDSPIRFTGFYGNADPNQRQSSWNMLRRVSHMVNEKWIIGGDFNALLDEAEKEWGRRKATVFMEDFRSIVDELSMVDLKTDNGWFTWGDAISLDTEGRRPRDGLRDPRLSFKYDVCWARNEEAKMIIKEAWQRGSQDTLEKISIVGKELGSVLNLDYIERCISGEVNDKLLKDFTENEIKEAFNQMDPRKAPGIDGLSGNFFRENWDVVGEDVINLCLDILRGDKNMDCLNDAIIVLIPKIKESVDMTNFRPISLCRVIYKIVAKVLANRLKETLPLCISQNQSAFLPGRMIHDNILIAHELVHYLQSAKNGPNKGFVMKLDMSKAYDRVEWAFIEEVMKKMGYADAWVTNIMKCVRSNKKRDVEEVVNILDYFNKASGQEVNREKSMIMFSPKTPMDNRHLFSSMLGIHTVDKLDGYLGLPLPVSRKKSLAFTDIIKRCTCRVRSWSKHLFSYGGKEVFIKSIMQAIPTYVFSVFLAPKGIIEEIHTKMSRMWWNNNDKARAWAMMAWEKCAIPREWEEWALGTYSCSTWLCWADSYKQGDKPSFTWTSIAKAVDALKDGFLWQVGDGNTIDIRKDHWGVDGIQGESVCRSPFNHDERVVKDLFFWSSLWKLQMLPKINIFSWRIGYNILPTFDNIARIRQGFQNICPRCKDREEMLIHAMKDCQKACEILAAGGLNNRRSSGIHQPHRLVGGCFHELDKKVLLIS; encoded by the exons ATGAGGATAACATGTTGGAACTGTCGTGGGGTTGGAAACCCTGCGACAGTTCGTGATTTGAA GAAGTGTAGAATAGAGGCATGCTTGGCTGTGAACGTGGAAGGCAGAAGTGGGGGGCTAGTTATGATGTGGAAAGATAGCAAACAGGTCAAAATTCAAACCTACTCCAGCAACCATATTGACTCGTTGATCCATGTTGAGAATGACAGCCCCATTCGCTTCACGGGTTTTTATGGTAATGCCGACCCTAATCAAAGACAGAGCTCTTGGAATATGCTTAGAAGGGTTAGTCATATGGTGAATGAAAAGTGGATCATTGGGGGCGACTTCAATGCTTTACTTGATGAGGCGGAAAAAGAATGGGGTAGGAGAAAGGCAACTGTTTTTATGGAGGACTTTCGCTCTATTGTTGATGAGCTGTCGATGGTGGATTTGAAGACCGACAATGGGTGGTTCACCTGG GGTGATGCTATCAGTTTAGACACGGAAGGTAGGAGGCCGAGAGATGGTCTTAGGGATCCTAGACTATCTTTTAAGTATGACGTCTGCTGGGCTAGAAATGAGGAAGCTAAAATGATTATCAAGGAAGCTTGGCAGCGTGGTTCTCAGGATACTTTGGAGAAGATTTCGATTGTGGGCAAAGAGCTTGGAAG TGTGCTTAACCTGGACTATATAGAGAGATGCATTTCAGGGGAGGTTAATGACAAATTGTTGAAGGATTTTACAGAGAACGAGATCAAAGAGGCCTTTAATCAAATGGATCCTAGGAAAGCTCCGGGAATTGACGGATTGTCGGGAAATTTCTTCAGAGAAAACTGGGACGTTGTTGGAGAGGACGTTATTAATCTGTGCCTTGATATTCTTAGGGGAGATAAAAATATGGATTGTTTAAATGATGCTATAATTGTTTTAATCCCTAAAATTAAAGAGTCTGTGGACATGACTAATTTTAGGCCCATTAGTCTTTGTAGGGTGATATACAAAATTGTTGCGAAAGTGCTTGCCAACCGGTTGAAGGAAACGCTTCCGTTATGCATTAGCCAAAATCAAAGTGCTTTTCTTCCAGGGAGGATGATTCATGATAATATTTTGATTGCCCATGAGCTAGTCCATTATCTTCAAAGTGCGAAGAATGGTCCAAACAAAGGATTCGTTATGAAGCTCGATATGAGCAAGGCATACGATCGAGTGGAGTGGGCTTTCATTGAGGAGGTGATGAAAAAGATGGGCTATGCTGATGCTTGGGTGACGAATATCATGAAGTGCGTCCGATCG AATAAAAAAAGAGATGTCGAGGAGGTTGTtaatattttggattattttaataAGGCGTCGGGCCAAGAGGTTAATAGGGAAAAATCTATGATTATGTTCAGTCCAAAAACTCCGATGGATAATAGGCACCTTTTTAGCTCTATGCTTGGCATACATACTGTTGATAAGTTAGATGGTTATCTTGGTTTGCCTCTTCCTGTTAGTAGGAAAAAATCGCTTGCATTTACTGACATTATCAAACGGTGTACATGCAGAGTCAGGAGTTGGTCAAAACACTTGTTTTCATACGGAGGGAAAGAGGTTTTCATCAAGTCAATTATGCAAGCTATTCCGACATATGTTTTCTCGGTCTTCTTGGCTCCAAAAGGCATTATCGAGGAAATCCACACAAAAATGAGTCGTATGTGGTGGAATAACAATGACAAAGCTCGCGCCTGGGCCATGATGGCTTGGGAAAAATGTGCTATCCCAAGGGAATGGGAGGAATGGGCTTTAGGGACCTACAGCTGTTCAACTTGGCTTTGCTGGGCAGACAG TTACAAACAAGGTGATAAACCCTCATTCACATGGACGAGCATTGCTAAGGCGGTTGATGCTCTCAAGGATGGTTTCCTTTGGCAAGTAGGCGATGGCAACACGATCGATATTAGGAAGGATCATTGGGGAGTTGATGGCATTCAAGGAGAGTCGGTTTGTCGGTCTCCTTTTAATCATGACGAGAGAGTGGTCAAGGATCT ATTTTTCTGGAGCTCTTTATGGAAGCTTCAGATGCTCCCAAAGATCAATATCTTTAGCTGGAGGATTGGCTACAACATTCTCCCCACTTTTGACAATATTGCTCGCATCCGTCAAGGTTTCCAAAACATTTGTCCGAGATGCAAAGACAGAGAAGAAATGCTGATTCATGCCATGAAAGACTGTCAAAAGGCTTGTGAGATTTTGGCTGCTGGTGGGTTAAACAATAGGCGCTCATCGGGAATACACCAACCGCATCGATTGGTTGGAGGATGTTTTCATGAGTTGGATAAGAAAGTGCTGCTGATTTCTTAA